In the genome of Pelodiscus sinensis isolate JC-2024 chromosome 3, ASM4963464v1, whole genome shotgun sequence, one region contains:
- the MEMO1 gene encoding protein MEMO1 isoform X3: MSNRVLCREASHAGSWYTASGPQLNAQLEGWLSQVQSTKRPARAIIAPHAGYTYCGSCAAHAYKQVDPTVTRKIFILGPSHHVPLSRCALSSVEIYRTPLYDLRIDQKIYGDLWKTGMFERMSLQTDEDEHSIEMHLPYTAKAMESHKDEFTIVPVLVGALSESKEQEFGKLFSKYLADPSNLFVVSSDFCHWGQRFRYSYYDESQGEIYRSIEHLDKMGMSIIEQLDPVSFSNYLKKYHNTICGRHPIGVLLNAITELQKNGMNMSFSFLNYAQSSQCRNWQDSSVSYAAGALMVH; the protein is encoded by the exons GACCCCAGCTGAATGCACAACTAGAAGGTTGGCTTTCTCAAGTACAGTCTACAAAAAGACCTGCTAGAGCCATTATTGCACC CCATGCTGGATATACTTACTGTGGGTCATGTGCAGCCCATGCTTACAAACAAGTGGATCCTACTGTTAC CCGGAAAATTTTCATCCTTGGGCCTTCCCATCATGTGCCCCTTTCCCGATGTGCACTTTCCAGTGTGGAGATTTATAGAACACCTCTGTATGATCTTCGAATTGATCAAAAGA TTTATGGAGACTTGTGGAAGACTGGAATGTTTGAGCGTATGTCTCTCCAGACAGATGAAGATGAACACAGTATTGAAATGCATTTGCCTTATACTGCTAAAGCCATGGAAAG CCATAAGGATGAGTTTACCATTGTTCCAGTATTGGTTGGAGCACTGAGTGAGTCAAAAGAACAGGAATTTGGAAAACTCTTCAGTAAATACCTAGCAGATCCTAGTAATCTCTTTGTGGTTTCTTCTGACTTCTGCCATTGGG GTCAAAGGTTCCGTTACAGTTACTATGATGAATCCCAAGGAGAGATTTATAGGTCTATTGAGCACCTAGATAAAATG GGTATGAGCATTATAGAACAGCTAGATCCTGTATCATTTAGCAATTACTTGAAGAAATATCATAATACAATATGTGGAAGACATCCCATTGGGGTATTATTAAAC gCTATAACAGAGCTCCAGAAGAATGGAATGAATATGAGCTTTTCATTTTTGAATTATGCCCAGTCAAGCCAGTGTCGAAACTGGCAAGACAGCTCAGTGAGTTATGCTGCTGGAGCACTTATGGTCCACTGA
- the MEMO1 gene encoding protein MEMO1 isoform X1, with protein sequence MDLFKDVPKEWTVEEPESELEPQPGPQLNAQLEGWLSQVQSTKRPARAIIAPHAGYTYCGSCAAHAYKQVDPTVTRKIFILGPSHHVPLSRCALSSVEIYRTPLYDLRIDQKIYGDLWKTGMFERMSLQTDEDEHSIEMHLPYTAKAMESHKDEFTIVPVLVGALSESKEQEFGKLFSKYLADPSNLFVVSSDFCHWGQRFRYSYYDESQGEIYRSIEHLDKMGMSIIEQLDPVSFSNYLKKYHNTICGRHPIGVLLNAITELQKNGMNMSFSFLNYAQSSQCRNWQDSSVSYAAGALMVH encoded by the exons ATGGACCTGTTCAAGGATGTACCCAAAGAATGGACTGTGGAGGAACCAGAGTCAGAGTTGGAGCCACAGCCAG GACCCCAGCTGAATGCACAACTAGAAGGTTGGCTTTCTCAAGTACAGTCTACAAAAAGACCTGCTAGAGCCATTATTGCACC CCATGCTGGATATACTTACTGTGGGTCATGTGCAGCCCATGCTTACAAACAAGTGGATCCTACTGTTAC CCGGAAAATTTTCATCCTTGGGCCTTCCCATCATGTGCCCCTTTCCCGATGTGCACTTTCCAGTGTGGAGATTTATAGAACACCTCTGTATGATCTTCGAATTGATCAAAAGA TTTATGGAGACTTGTGGAAGACTGGAATGTTTGAGCGTATGTCTCTCCAGACAGATGAAGATGAACACAGTATTGAAATGCATTTGCCTTATACTGCTAAAGCCATGGAAAG CCATAAGGATGAGTTTACCATTGTTCCAGTATTGGTTGGAGCACTGAGTGAGTCAAAAGAACAGGAATTTGGAAAACTCTTCAGTAAATACCTAGCAGATCCTAGTAATCTCTTTGTGGTTTCTTCTGACTTCTGCCATTGGG GTCAAAGGTTCCGTTACAGTTACTATGATGAATCCCAAGGAGAGATTTATAGGTCTATTGAGCACCTAGATAAAATG GGTATGAGCATTATAGAACAGCTAGATCCTGTATCATTTAGCAATTACTTGAAGAAATATCATAATACAATATGTGGAAGACATCCCATTGGGGTATTATTAAAC gCTATAACAGAGCTCCAGAAGAATGGAATGAATATGAGCTTTTCATTTTTGAATTATGCCCAGTCAAGCCAGTGTCGAAACTGGCAAGACAGCTCAGTGAGTTATGCTGCTGGAGCACTTATGGTCCACTGA
- the MEMO1 gene encoding protein MEMO1 isoform X2, translating to MDCIDHGPQLNAQLEGWLSQVQSTKRPARAIIAPHAGYTYCGSCAAHAYKQVDPTVTRKIFILGPSHHVPLSRCALSSVEIYRTPLYDLRIDQKIYGDLWKTGMFERMSLQTDEDEHSIEMHLPYTAKAMESHKDEFTIVPVLVGALSESKEQEFGKLFSKYLADPSNLFVVSSDFCHWGQRFRYSYYDESQGEIYRSIEHLDKMGMSIIEQLDPVSFSNYLKKYHNTICGRHPIGVLLNAITELQKNGMNMSFSFLNYAQSSQCRNWQDSSVSYAAGALMVH from the exons ATGGATTGTATAGATCACG GACCCCAGCTGAATGCACAACTAGAAGGTTGGCTTTCTCAAGTACAGTCTACAAAAAGACCTGCTAGAGCCATTATTGCACC CCATGCTGGATATACTTACTGTGGGTCATGTGCAGCCCATGCTTACAAACAAGTGGATCCTACTGTTAC CCGGAAAATTTTCATCCTTGGGCCTTCCCATCATGTGCCCCTTTCCCGATGTGCACTTTCCAGTGTGGAGATTTATAGAACACCTCTGTATGATCTTCGAATTGATCAAAAGA TTTATGGAGACTTGTGGAAGACTGGAATGTTTGAGCGTATGTCTCTCCAGACAGATGAAGATGAACACAGTATTGAAATGCATTTGCCTTATACTGCTAAAGCCATGGAAAG CCATAAGGATGAGTTTACCATTGTTCCAGTATTGGTTGGAGCACTGAGTGAGTCAAAAGAACAGGAATTTGGAAAACTCTTCAGTAAATACCTAGCAGATCCTAGTAATCTCTTTGTGGTTTCTTCTGACTTCTGCCATTGGG GTCAAAGGTTCCGTTACAGTTACTATGATGAATCCCAAGGAGAGATTTATAGGTCTATTGAGCACCTAGATAAAATG GGTATGAGCATTATAGAACAGCTAGATCCTGTATCATTTAGCAATTACTTGAAGAAATATCATAATACAATATGTGGAAGACATCCCATTGGGGTATTATTAAAC gCTATAACAGAGCTCCAGAAGAATGGAATGAATATGAGCTTTTCATTTTTGAATTATGCCCAGTCAAGCCAGTGTCGAAACTGGCAAGACAGCTCAGTGAGTTATGCTGCTGGAGCACTTATGGTCCACTGA